The following are encoded together in the Cloacibacillus sp. genome:
- a CDS encoding SDR family oxidoreductase codes for MTLSNKTFVIMGATSGIGNALAEKLSFDGASLVLCGRNAAMLSSLAGKIQTKKRLINIDVTSPSFEEDFNRELALASDDLSVERFDGGVYCSGIAPIMPLRGINKKTINNIFEVNYTGAILFSKVLASKSFRANQSSLVLISSVSAHAGEKGLGAYGASKAALEASAQAFARELAPFGVRINCVSPGWLDTNMNKENILAVNGLEEKMKEAHPLGLGSAVDVASAAAFLLSDEAKWITGTTVIVDGGFLS; via the coding sequence ATGACGCTCTCAAATAAAACCTTTGTCATAATGGGCGCCACCTCCGGCATTGGCAACGCATTGGCGGAAAAACTTTCATTCGACGGAGCCTCTTTAGTTTTATGCGGGAGAAATGCCGCCATGCTAAGCAGTCTTGCTGGAAAAATTCAGACAAAAAAACGTCTTATAAACATAGATGTCACATCTCCCTCCTTCGAAGAAGATTTCAACAGGGAGCTAGCCTTAGCGTCGGATGATTTAAGCGTGGAAAGGTTTGACGGCGGCGTCTATTGCTCCGGCATCGCGCCAATCATGCCCTTAAGGGGAATAAACAAAAAGACGATAAACAACATATTTGAAGTCAACTATACGGGAGCCATTCTCTTTTCAAAGGTACTTGCCTCCAAAAGCTTTAGGGCAAATCAATCTTCCCTTGTCCTGATATCCTCTGTAAGCGCACACGCCGGTGAAAAAGGGCTAGGCGCGTATGGCGCTTCCAAAGCAGCTTTAGAGGCTTCTGCGCAAGCGTTTGCCAGAGAACTCGCACCATTTGGAGTCAGGATAAACTGCGTGAGCCCCGGCTGGCTTGATACAAATATGAATAAAGAAAATATTTTGGCTGTGAATGGGCTGGAAGAGAAAATGAAAGAGGCACACCCGCTTGGCTTAGGTTCTGCCGTAGATGTTGCTTCCGCCGCGGCTTTTCTATTATCGGACGAAGCCAAATGGATAACGGGAACCACCGTCATAGTCGACGGTGGTTTCTTATCGTAG
- a CDS encoding ketoacyl-ACP synthase III: MLISYHLPPTPLTNEMLEAAYANPSWTASKIYRKTGIKSRPVSGTELVSDMAARAAENLFDEYGISPRDIDFVMLCTQSPDYFLPTTACIVQNCLGIPTSAGSFDYNLGCSGYIYGLAAAKGLLCAGIAKNILLITAETYSKHINPLDRSTRTVFGDAAAATYLTPDDIDKIGSFVLGTDGKGAPNLIVPAGGMAKPRDEQSAVEREDASGNIRSENNLYMNGPEIYAFTLRAVPGLVSEILEKNALTVDGIDYVVLHQANKLVLASLRDKLGIAEEKFCLDVEELGNTVSSTIPIAIKRARKREPEKLRPGAKILLAGFGVGYSWGGTVITL, encoded by the coding sequence ATGCTGATATCCTACCACCTCCCCCCAACCCCCCTAACCAACGAGATGTTGGAGGCCGCTTACGCCAATCCCTCCTGGACGGCGTCAAAGATATACCGCAAGACAGGCATTAAATCACGCCCCGTCTCGGGTACGGAACTCGTCTCCGACATGGCGGCAAGGGCGGCGGAGAACCTCTTTGACGAATACGGCATATCCCCGCGGGATATCGACTTTGTCATGCTCTGCACCCAAAGCCCGGACTATTTCCTGCCTACTACGGCCTGCATCGTTCAGAACTGCCTTGGCATCCCGACTTCTGCGGGATCATTTGATTACAACCTTGGCTGTTCCGGCTACATCTATGGCCTGGCGGCCGCCAAGGGACTTTTGTGTGCCGGCATTGCCAAAAACATCCTGCTCATCACCGCCGAGACATACAGCAAACACATCAACCCGCTGGACAGGAGTACAAGAACTGTCTTCGGAGACGCGGCGGCGGCCACGTATCTCACGCCTGACGATATCGACAAAATTGGCAGTTTTGTGCTTGGCACCGACGGCAAAGGCGCCCCCAACCTCATAGTCCCCGCCGGCGGTATGGCAAAGCCAAGAGACGAACAGAGCGCTGTTGAGCGTGAAGACGCCAGCGGGAATATCCGCAGTGAAAACAACCTCTACATGAACGGGCCGGAAATATATGCCTTCACCCTCAGGGCCGTTCCAGGGCTGGTCTCCGAGATACTGGAAAAAAACGCACTTACAGTGGACGGCATAGATTATGTCGTACTCCATCAAGCCAACAAGCTCGTCCTCGCCTCACTGCGAGACAAACTTGGGATTGCGGAAGAAAAATTCTGTCTTGATGTAGAAGAACTGGGCAACACCGTCAGCTCCACCATCCCCATCGCGATAAAACGAGCGCGGAAACGAGAACCGGAGAAACTTCGCCCCGGCGCGAAAATCCTCCTTGCCGGATTTGGCGTCGGCTATTCCTGGGGCGGGACCGTCATCACGCTCTGA
- a CDS encoding acyl carrier protein — protein sequence MTIEEKLILIAETLDAEQNNVKPETELKSLEEWDSMGVISTIAMLDRKFAKVLSAEQIEELKTVQDILNLMA from the coding sequence ATGACAATAGAAGAAAAACTTATCCTGATAGCCGAAACACTGGATGCCGAGCAGAACAACGTTAAACCGGAGACGGAACTCAAATCCCTTGAAGAATGGGACTCTATGGGAGTGATCTCCACCATCGCTATGCTCGACCGGAAATTTGCTAAAGTCCTCAGCGCCGAACAGATCGAAGAGCTGAAAACAGTCCAGGACATCCTCAACCTGATGGCCTAA
- a CDS encoding SDR family oxidoreductase codes for MKHGVFGLEGQQILITGGSSGIGRATAQLAAAQGALCIINGRSEARLSETIASLEGEGHVAIAAELAPEKCAMLVKEAVAKTGPLNGFVHCAGIEKTLPFRMTELSDLHEIMSVNLDAYWEITREILKKKNHELGKLSVVAISSVAGQYGAAGKAAYAASKGALISLTKSLAAEYADHRIRFNCVCPGYVKTPMLDNIKRLYKTETDFENAIAGRHLLGLGEPNDVASAAVYLLSEAAKWVTGSVVNVDGGYNL; via the coding sequence ATGAAACACGGCGTCTTTGGACTGGAAGGACAGCAAATACTTATAACCGGCGGCTCTTCAGGCATCGGCAGGGCGACGGCACAATTGGCTGCCGCGCAGGGAGCGCTATGCATAATCAACGGGCGCAGCGAAGCCAGGCTGAGCGAAACCATAGCCTCTCTTGAGGGAGAGGGGCACGTCGCGATCGCCGCCGAGCTGGCGCCGGAAAAGTGCGCCATGCTGGTGAAAGAGGCTGTTGCCAAAACGGGGCCTCTGAATGGCTTCGTCCACTGCGCGGGGATAGAAAAGACCCTGCCGTTTCGCATGACGGAACTTTCAGACCTGCACGAAATAATGTCCGTCAACCTTGACGCCTATTGGGAGATAACGAGAGAAATACTGAAAAAGAAAAACCACGAGCTCGGAAAACTATCCGTAGTCGCGATATCCTCAGTCGCCGGGCAATACGGCGCGGCGGGCAAGGCGGCATACGCGGCCTCCAAAGGGGCCTTAATATCACTCACAAAATCCCTGGCGGCGGAATATGCGGACCATAGAATAAGATTCAACTGCGTCTGCCCTGGATATGTAAAGACGCCCATGTTGGACAATATAAAGAGACTCTATAAAACAGAAACCGATTTTGAAAACGCTATCGCAGGAAGACACCTTCTGGGACTAGGAGAGCCGAACGACGTGGCTTCGGCGGCTGTCTATCTGCTCTCGGAGGCCGCTAAATGGGTGACGGGCAGCGTTGTGAATGTTGATGGCGGGTATAACTTATAA